The Streptomyces cyaneogriseus subsp. noncyanogenus region CCGGCAAGGATCTCACCGAGGCCCGCGACCGCGCCTACCGGGCCGTCTCCCGCATCGGCCTGGACGGCTCCCAGCACCGCACGGACATCGCGGCCAAGGCGGCGGCCGGCGCGTAGACGCCCAGGCACCCGGTCCCCGACCGGCACCTACCCGGCAGGCCCCGGCTCCGTCCCAGGAGCCGGGGCCTGACCCTTGCTGTCCGTCACCCACCTTTGCCCAAAGCCATTCCATCGAGTGACCGATGCCCCATCCGGCTGACGGGGGCCGAGGCCCCAACTAGGGTGCCGCGCAAGTGTTCCGGCACTTGGCCCACCGACATTGCGATGTCAGTGGCGGGTGCCACAGTGGGGGAGTGAGCACCACCAGGACAGCGTCCCGACGGGCAGGGAGGGGGTGAGGTGAGGTCATGACCGGCATGGGCGTGGCAGAGCGGGGTGCGCCGGACGCGCGCTCCCGGGCACTGGCCGTGCTGCGTGTCCGCAGCCGGGCCGTGGCCGTCGCCGTACTGCCCGCTGCCGTCGCCGTGATCCTGTTCGCCGGTGGCTCGACGGGCCTTCTTCAGGGGCGGGGCTGGGACGTCGCCCGCTGGACCGTGGCGGCCGTCGCCGTCGTCGTCCTGCTGGCCGCGGCCGGTGTCGCCCTGTTCGTCGCCCGCGCCCGCCCCGCGGTGAGCCCGACGGTCCCGATCGCCGAGGAGTCGGCCCCGGATCTGTACCGGATGGTGCGCGACCTCGCCGACCGGCTCGACGTCCCGGCCCCGTCCGCGATAGCGCTCACCCCGGACTGCGACAGCTGGCTGGAGGACCGCACCCACCCGGCCCACGGCCCGCCGCCCGCGCGGGAACACGACGAGACGACCGGCCCGGGCGGACGTGCCCGCAGACGCCCCGCCGCCGCTCCCGTCCTCGTCATCGGCTCCCCCTTCCTGTGGTGGATGCGCGTCGGTGAACTCCGTGCGGTGCTGGCCCCGGTGGTGGCCGGTACGGGACCCTCGGCGCACCCCGACATAGCGGCCGCCCGGCGCTTCGTACGCGGCCTGGACGCGGCGGTGGCGGTGGCCTCCACACCCGCCCGCCGCCGGCTGTCCCGCGTGGTGTGCGCGGCCGTCGGCTGGGTCTCCCGCCTGCTGCTGCGGAGCTGCCGCGTCCACGCGGCGGAGATGGAACGCGGGGTCGCGGTCGCCGCGGCGCAGCGCGCGCAGACCGTGGATTACGGGCTGCGCATCGTCGCCCAGGAGCAGGTGGGCCTCGCGTACGCGGGCTGGGACCGGTTGCTGACGAGGGTGGCGCTGCCCGCCTGGCGGATGGGCCGCTGGCCCTCCCGGCTGGACGCGGGGGTCGTCGCGGCGCTCACCGAGCTGTCCCGCCGCGACCGCCTGGCCGACGGCTTCGCCTCCCGGCTGGGCGAGCGACCCGCCTGCGACCTGCTGGAGGAGCCCGGCGCGGTGGACGAGGCGGCTTCCCTCCTCGCCGCCCGTCTCTTCCACGGCGGCCCCGCCGAGCCCGGGCCGGACTGGTCGTCGGTGGAGTGGCACGAGTATCCGGAGGAGGTCGTCGACCGCGCCTGGCGTACGGACGCCGCCCGCCTCCACCGCGTCCTGGACGCCCTGGGTGTCCGCCGCACCGCCGCCGGCACCGGACCGGAGACCGACGGCCCCACGCTGGCCCGCGTCCTCGACCACCTGACGGACCCGGCCGCCGCCGCCACCCGCCCCCGCATGGACCACGCGGCACCCGCGGACCGGACGGAGCGGATCGCGCCCGCCCCGGAGACCGCGCCCACCCGGGAGACCGTGCCCTCCCCGGAGCACGCACCCGCCCCGGAGGCACCCGGCCCGGAGGACGTGCCCGCCCCGGAGGACGAGGAGCTCTCCGGCACCACGCCCCGCAGCGCCGCCCTCGCGGCACGGCTCAGTGCCCAACTGGCCCGCGAGGAGGCGAAGGCCCAGCGGCCCGCGCCTCCGGGGCCTCCGCCCGCCGCCCCGTCCGGGCCCGACACCGCCCTCTGGGACGACCACCCGCTGCCCCTGTTCCCGATCCAGCCGCCGCGCGCCGCCCGCGACCTCCTCACCGACCACATCACGGCGATGGTCTGCTGCGCGGCGATGGACACCGCCGGTGCCACACCGGGACTCGACTGGCTGGACGGCCCGGTCCTCCTGATCGGCGGTGAACGCGCGTCCGATCTCGCCCCCCGCGTTCACACGCTGGTGGAGAGCGGCGACCCGGCGCCGCTGCGGGCCTGGCTCGTCGACCTCGGCATACGCCCGGAAAAGCCGGTGCGACTGGTCTGACGCCGAGCGGATCCCCGAGCGGAGGAAGTAGTTCCACTTTCATCAGTTCACAACGAACAGTGACAGCGCGCGTGCGAAATGTGATGTGCTGGAACCGTCGGCCGTCACGGCAAGGGCGCCCGACATACGACAGCGGCGTCCGCCCGGCGACCCGACCGCACCACCACCGCCGGTCCGCATCTCCGCACCACCCACCGAACCCACCACACACCGCACCACGCATAGACCGCACCGCACACCGCACCACACAACCCGACACAACACGGGGGCAAGAGGGAGGGGAATGACCCATGGGGTCGCAGCACGTACGCCGCTGGGAGTCGGGAGCACTCGCGCACGCCGTGACGGACCCCTTCGGGCAAGGCCCGGTCCCCTGGCTGCGCGGCGGCGAGACGTACTTCAGTGACACCGGCCAGGTCGTCCCCTGGTACGTGGAGCAGGAGCCCGTCCCCGCCCGGGCGAGCGGCACCGGCAGGGTCCCCGGCCCGCGGCCCGCCCACCACCCCACCGGCGGCCCCCGCGCGGCCGACGACGTGCACCGGCAGATCAAGGGCTTCACCTCCACCGGCGCGGTCGCTCCCGGCGAGGCCATCGACTTCCACATCACCGTCGACCCGCCCCAGGAGTTCAGCGTCGACGTCTACCGCATCGGCCACTACGGCGGGGACGGCGCCGCCAAGATCACCACCAGCCCGCGCCTGTCCGGCATCGTGCAGCCCGCGCCGCTCACCGCCGACCGCACGGTCTCCTGCCACCACTGGTGGCTGTCCTGGCGCCTGCAGATCCCCTCGTACTGGAACAACGGCGCCTACGTGGCCGTCCTGACCACGGCCGACGGCTACCGCTCCCACGTCCCCTTCACCGTCCGCGACGCCCACCCCGCCGACCTGCTGCTCCTCCTGCCGGACATCACCTGGCAGGCGTACAACCTGTACCCCGAGGACGGCCGCACCGGCGCCAGCCTCTACCACGCCTGGGACGAGGACGGCCGGCTGCTGGGCGAGGCCGACGCCGCGACGACGGTCTCCTTCGACCGCCCGTACGCGGGAGCGGGCCTGCCCCTCCACGTCGGCCACGCCTACGACTTCATCCGCTTCGCCGAGCGCTACGGCTACGACCTCGCCTACGCCGACGCCCGCGACCTGCACGCCGGCCGGATCGACCCCACCCGCTACCGGGGCCTGGTCTTCCCCGGCCACGACGAGTACTGGTCCGTCCCCATGCGCCGCACCGTGGAGCTCGCCCGCGAGCACGGCACCTCCCTGGTCTTCCTCTCCGCCAACACCATGTACTGGCAGGTGGAGCTGTCGCCGTCCCCGTCCGGTGTCCCCGACCGCCTGCTGACCTGCCGCAAACGCAAAGGCCCCGGCCGCCCGGTGCTGTGGCGGGAGATCGACCGCGCGGAGCAGCAACTGATCGGCATCCAGTACGCGGGCCGCGTACCCGAGCCGCACCCGCTCATCGTCCGCAACGCCGGCCACTGGCTGTGGGAGGCCACCGGCGCCCACGAGGGCGACGCGCTCGAGGGCCTGGTGGCGGGCGAGGCCGACCGCTACTTCCCGCGCACCCCGCTGCCGGACCACGACGAGCGCATCCTGCTCGCCCACTCCCCGTACACCGATGCCGACGGCGTCCGCCGGCACCAGGAGACGTCCCTGTACCGGGCCCCGTCCGGCGCCTGGGTGTTCGCGTCCGGGACGTTCGCGTGGTCCCCGGCGCTGGACCGCCCCGACCACGTCGACCTACGGATCCAGCGCGCCACCGCCAACCTCCTGGACCGCATCTGCAAACGGGACTGACCCGCCACCCCCGTGTCGTTCCCCACGGCGACCCACTGTCCCCGGTCACCTCCGCGTACGGGAGAATCGACTCATTGGACAGAACCACGGGGAGGAACCGTGTCCGGATTCGTCGAAAAGCCCGAGCCGATCCAGGTTCCGGGTCTGGTACATCTGCACACCGGCAAGGTGCGCGACCTGTACCAGAACGAGGCGGGCGACCTCGTGATGGTCGCCAGCGACCGCATGTCCGCCTACGACTGGGTGCTGCCGACCGAGATCCCCGACAAGGGGCGCGTCCTCACCCAGCTCTCCCTGTGGTGGTTCGACCAGCTCGCCGATCTGGTCCCCAGCCACGTCCTGAGTACCGACCTGCCCGCCGGCGCCCCCGCCGACTGGGCCGGCCGCACCCTGGTGTGCAAGTCCCTGCGGATGGTCCCGGTCGAGTGCGTGGCCCGCGGCTACCTCACCGGCTCGGGCCTGGCCGAGTACCGGGAGTCCCGCACCGTCTGCGGCCTCGCGCTCCCCGAGGGGCTCGTCGACGGTTCCGAGCTGCCCGCACCGATCTTCACCCCGGCCACCAAGGCCGCGGTCGGCGAGCACGACGAGAACGTCTCCTACGAGGAGGTCGCCCGCCAGGTCGGCGCGGAGACCGCGGCCCAGCTGCGCCAGGCGACCCTCGCCGTGTACTCCCGCGCCCGCGACATCGCCCGGGAGCGCGGCATCATCCTCGCCGACACGAAGTTCGAGTTCGGGTACGAGGGGGAGCGGCTGGTCCTGGCCGACGAGGTCCTCACCCCCGACTCCTCCCGCTTCTGGCCGGCCGACCAGTGGCAGCCGGGCCGCCCGCAGCAGTCGTACGACAAGCAGTTCGTCCGCGACTGGCTGACCTCCGCCGAGTCCGGCTGGGACCGCAGGAGCGAGCAGCCCCCGCCGCCGCTGCCCCAGCAGGTCGTGGACGCGACCCGCGCCAAGTACGTCGAGGCGTACGAGCGCCTGACCGGCCTGCGCTGGTCCTGACGACGGACCGGTCGGGACCGACCGGGTCCACCCGCCGCCGGGGCCGCCGCAGCGGCCCCGGCACACACGAACCCCCCGCCGCGCACAAGCCTCCGGCCCCGGCAAAAGCCCGGCCCCGCATACAGAACAAGCCCCCCGGCCGAAACCGGGGGGCTTGTCGCTGGAGCGGACGACGAGGCTCGAACTCGCGACCTCAACCTTGGCAAGGTTGCGCTCTACCAACTGAGCTACGTCCGCGTTGCGCCGTGGCGCGAGAGCTACTATACCCAACCTCGCTCGCGCGCGAGACGCACCGCGGTGTGCCGGTTCTCCGCCCCCAGTTTCGTGGCGGCCGACGACAGGTAGTTCCGTACGGTCCCCTGCGACAGCGCGGCCCGCTCGGCGATCTCCGCGACGGGTGCTCCGTCGGCGGCGAGCTCCAGCACCTCCGCCTCCCGCGCGGTCAGCGGCGAGTCCCCGGCGGAGATCGCGTCGGCGGCCAACTCGGGGTCGACGTACCGGTTTCCGGCGTGGACCGTGCGGATGATCTCGGCGAGCCGCTGGGCGCTGACCGTCTTCGGCACGAACCCGCGCACGCCCGCCGCGAGCGCCCGCTTCAGATGCCCGGGGCGGCCGTGGCTGGTGACGATGAGCACGCGGCAGCCGGGCAGTTCGGCCCGCAGGGATGTGGCGACCTTCACACCGTCGGCGCCGGGCATCTGGAGATCCAGTACGGCCACGTCGGGCACGTGTGCCCGGGCCATGGCCAGCGCCTCGGGCCCGGTGGCCGCCTCGGCGACGACCATCAGATCGTCCTCCAGGGACAGCAGGGCGGCCAGCGCCCCGCGGATCAGGTGCTCGTCGTCGGCCAGCAGCAGCCGGACGGGCCGGGTGGACGTCATACGGCGACCTCGCTCACGGCAGGGGAGACGGCGGGGGACCCGGCGGCCCGGGGCAGGGGTATCTCGGCGGTCAGCCGGAAGCGCCCCCGCCCGTCGGGCCCGGCCCGCAGCCTGCCGCCGGTCCCGGCCAGCCGCTCCCGCAGCCCGGCGAGCCCGGACCCGGTGCCGGTGCCGGTGGCCTCGTCCGGCACGCCGTCGTTCTCCACGGACAGCACCACCGACTCCCGCGTCACCTCCAGCGCCACGGCGCAGTGCCGGGCGTCCCCGTGCCGCAGCACGTTGGTGGCGGCCTCCCGGACGACCCAGCCCAGCGCGGACTGCACCGGTGCGGGCAGCCCGCTCGCCGATCCGGTGACCGTGCACGCGATCCCGGCCGCCGCCAGCACGCCCTGGGCGCCGCTCAGTTCGGCACCGAGGTCGGCCTCGCGGTACCCGCGCACCACCTCCCGGACCTCCCGCTGCGACTCCTGCGCCAGCCGCTGCACCTCGATCATCTGTTCCATGGCCTCCGGCCGTCCCCGCTGGGCGAGCTGGACGGCAAGCTCGCTCTTGAGCGCGATCACGGCGAGGTTGCGCCCCATGACGTCGTGCAGATCCCGGCCGAACCGCAGCCGCTCCTCGGCGACGGCGAGCCGGGCCCGGGTCTCACGTGCCTCGTCGAGCGCGTAGACGGCGTTGAGCAGCCACACGGAGAAGGAGGCGGTGAGGGCGAAGACGCCGGTGGCGAACAGCACGGTGAGCCCGGTGATCAGCGCGGGCAGTCCGGGCAGCCCGGCCGGCACGCTCGCCGCCCCGGCTCCGAGGGCGGCGCCGAAGACCGAGGCGATCACCCGGCGCCGGGTGCGCAGCCCCAGGGTGACGTTGCCGGTGCCCACCATGAGCACGCCCACGAACAGGACCACGGCCGTGGCGTTCCCGCTGTCGTCGCCCGGCACCCGCATGAGCAGGCCGAGCGCCCCGGCGGCGAGCACGGCGGTGAGCACCCCGTAGACGGTCACCAGCCGGAGGGGCTGTTCCCTGCGGCCGCGGACCCAGTCCAGGGCCCGCGCGGCGGTCGCGATGCCGAGCGCGGCGTGTGCGCACAGCGCGGCCAGCAGCCCCACGGCGTACGGGAACGGCAGGTGGGTGAAGGACATCGGCCCGAGCCAGCCCACCTCGACCAGGGCGAAGGAGTACAGCGACCACCGCGCGTACGTCTCCACCTTCGCCGGCGTGGTCTTGCCCCGCCACCAAGCAGCCGGCACCCGCATCCGATCGCCCCCTTCCGTCAGCGCCGCGGCTCCCACCGGAACCACCGCCTCACAGCAAACACGGCGGCGACGGTCCAGGCCAGGGCGGTCACCAGGGCACCGAGCGCCTCGGTGGCGGTCAGGTTCCCGGTCCAGCCCCCGCGGACCAGGGTGATCACGGGCGTCAGCGGCAGCGCGCGGCACACCGGGACGAGCCGGTCGGGCAGGACCTCCAGCGGGATGCTCACCCCGGAGCCCAGCATCGACACCAGCAGCAACGGCATCGGCGTGACCTGGGCGCTCTCGGAGGTCCGGGTGAAGCCCGCCGTCACCGCGGCCAGCGCCCCGCACATCACCAGCCCCAGCAGGACTCCGGCGACCGCGAGGTGGGCCGCCGGGGGCGCGGGCACGTCCAGCAGCACCGTGCAGCCCACCGCCAGCAGCAGGCTCTGGACGAGCCCGGTCGCCCCGGCCGGCAGCGCCGACCC contains the following coding sequences:
- a CDS encoding N,N-dimethylformamidase beta subunit family domain-containing protein — translated: MGSQHVRRWESGALAHAVTDPFGQGPVPWLRGGETYFSDTGQVVPWYVEQEPVPARASGTGRVPGPRPAHHPTGGPRAADDVHRQIKGFTSTGAVAPGEAIDFHITVDPPQEFSVDVYRIGHYGGDGAAKITTSPRLSGIVQPAPLTADRTVSCHHWWLSWRLQIPSYWNNGAYVAVLTTADGYRSHVPFTVRDAHPADLLLLLPDITWQAYNLYPEDGRTGASLYHAWDEDGRLLGEADAATTVSFDRPYAGAGLPLHVGHAYDFIRFAERYGYDLAYADARDLHAGRIDPTRYRGLVFPGHDEYWSVPMRRTVELAREHGTSLVFLSANTMYWQVELSPSPSGVPDRLLTCRKRKGPGRPVLWREIDRAEQQLIGIQYAGRVPEPHPLIVRNAGHWLWEATGAHEGDALEGLVAGEADRYFPRTPLPDHDERILLAHSPYTDADGVRRHQETSLYRAPSGAWVFASGTFAWSPALDRPDHVDLRIQRATANLLDRICKRD
- a CDS encoding response regulator transcription factor — encoded protein: MTSTRPVRLLLADDEHLIRGALAALLSLEDDLMVVAEAATGPEALAMARAHVPDVAVLDLQMPGADGVKVATSLRAELPGCRVLIVTSHGRPGHLKRALAAGVRGFVPKTVSAQRLAEIIRTVHAGNRYVDPELAADAISAGDSPLTAREAEVLELAADGAPVAEIAERAALSQGTVRNYLSSAATKLGAENRHTAVRLARERGWV
- a CDS encoding ABC transporter permease, which encodes MSGIRGASGAATTPRSRMAALARAELTLLGRSKGTLFAVLFVPAVLPLSLYSALEEMDLGEAGLTVGTVVLPAAIGFSLLFAVYGALVGVFVARREELVLKRLRTGELRGAEILAGSALPAGATGLVQSLLLAVGCTVLLDVPAPPAAHLAVAGVLLGLVMCGALAAVTAGFTRTSESAQVTPMPLLLVSMLGSGVSIPLEVLPDRLVPVCRALPLTPVITLVRGGWTGNLTATEALGALVTALAWTVAAVFAVRRWFRWEPRR
- a CDS encoding sensor histidine kinase encodes the protein MRVPAAWWRGKTTPAKVETYARWSLYSFALVEVGWLGPMSFTHLPFPYAVGLLAALCAHAALGIATAARALDWVRGRREQPLRLVTVYGVLTAVLAAGALGLLMRVPGDDSGNATAVVLFVGVLMVGTGNVTLGLRTRRRVIASVFGAALGAGAASVPAGLPGLPALITGLTVLFATGVFALTASFSVWLLNAVYALDEARETRARLAVAEERLRFGRDLHDVMGRNLAVIALKSELAVQLAQRGRPEAMEQMIEVQRLAQESQREVREVVRGYREADLGAELSGAQGVLAAAGIACTVTGSASGLPAPVQSALGWVVREAATNVLRHGDARHCAVALEVTRESVVLSVENDGVPDEATGTGTGSGLAGLRERLAGTGGRLRAGPDGRGRFRLTAEIPLPRAAGSPAVSPAVSEVAV
- a CDS encoding phosphoribosylaminoimidazolesuccinocarboxamide synthase; the encoded protein is MSGFVEKPEPIQVPGLVHLHTGKVRDLYQNEAGDLVMVASDRMSAYDWVLPTEIPDKGRVLTQLSLWWFDQLADLVPSHVLSTDLPAGAPADWAGRTLVCKSLRMVPVECVARGYLTGSGLAEYRESRTVCGLALPEGLVDGSELPAPIFTPATKAAVGEHDENVSYEEVARQVGAETAAQLRQATLAVYSRARDIARERGIILADTKFEFGYEGERLVLADEVLTPDSSRFWPADQWQPGRPQQSYDKQFVRDWLTSAESGWDRRSEQPPPPLPQQVVDATRAKYVEAYERLTGLRWS